One genomic region from Tachysurus vachellii isolate PV-2020 chromosome 22, HZAU_Pvac_v1, whole genome shotgun sequence encodes:
- the hipk1b gene encoding homeodomain-interacting protein kinase 1 isoform X3 → MNSGMASQLQVFSPPSVSSSAFCRVKKMKVESCAWDTEAYSSYSFNPAPALPFSTSGLVFPPASRCQVVVRAADSTGSHAQAHRASHNTQASDLHASRGQRYGVKRKNEEVDRSAGADSGSGSVQILEELSAPAFSARTAAVGTTAQSIAHSATTTKSSSSNCEGDYQLVQHEILCSVSSSYEVLEFLGRGTFGQVAKCWKRGTNEIVAIKILKNHPSYARQGQIEVSILNRLSAENADEYNFVRSYECFQHKGHTCLVFEMLEQNLYDFLKHSKFSPLPLRHIRPILQQVATALMKLKSLGLIHADLKPENIMLVDPVRQPYRVKVIDFGSASHVSKAVCSTYLQSRYYRAPEIILGLPFCEAIDMWSLGCVIAELFLGWPLYPGASEYDQIRYISQTQGLPAEYLLSAGTKTNRFFHRGPDSSYPLWRLKTPTEHEAEMGIKSKEARKYIFNCLDDMMQVNLSSHLEGTDMLAEKADRREFIDLLKRMLRLDADKRITPSKTLAHPFVTMSHLLDFPHSSHVKSCFQNMELCKRRSGGYDNGKALFAANTVPGAAGNLTVTFSSQLNQNNQVPSAGGAVPLLNYQPTLYQQATINIPGLTQSSIPLQSRPPQLCGQSEPFQQTLIVCPPTTIQGLSSSSKTSSYPVRMENGVPVVQQSQNTQSLQIQPGMLTQQAWQTGTQQILLPSAWQQVPGMALHGAGTASTLTDSPLETILSDSSAQQTPTWRASHGTVLQQNPRVLDSAQSLGCGLSSAVRPSQSKRNRARGGDSSTSCPSYRAALSQPIIISDTPSPAVSVITIHSDSDEEDERKFHPASSCGPSQRANVISCVTVLDSDSSTASPLTPLPRKGTVGTQPSRLAKSLAIVVPSVKIQPGESLVSTKAAPGVAQNAYIKPKRVATRQPCSSRESVNQQEPSRSQPLNLSQTTVSSSQDSTGGSSLRRQQTYPSSSSQYRLQEAVSFTGAPGLYPYPGSAPRTMEQLLVHGASPSVHAPAGPYATGLIPKEPVSGVVHRLPAHYQQHFPDHPYMGPNTSTTRGSGTYSGYQLSPGRVPQYPYI, encoded by the exons ATGAACTCAG GCATGGCCTcgcagctgcaagtcttttccCCCCCATCCGTGTCTTCCAGTGCCTTCTGCCGGGTGAAAAAGATGAAGGTGGAGAGCTGCGCGTGGGACACGGAAGCCTACAGCTCCTACAGCTTCAACCCAGCTCCTGCGCTCCCCTTCAGCACCTCGGGCCTGGTCTTCCCGCCTGCCTCTCGATGCCAAGTGGTGGTTCGAGCTGCTGACAGCACTGGCAGCCACGCTCAGGCCCACCGTGCATCCCACAACACCCAGGCATCGGACCTCCACGCCAGCCGCGGGCAGAGGTATGGTGTGAAGCGAAAGAATGAGGAGGTTGATAGGTCAGCAGGGGCCGACAGTGGCAGCGGTAGCGTGCAGATCCTTGAGGAGCTGTCAGCGCCCGCCTTCTCTGCTCGCACTGCTGCTGTTGGCACCACGGCCCAGTCCATCGCCCACTCTGCAACGACCACCAAGAGCAGCAGCTCAAACTGTGAAGGAGACTACCAGCTGGTGCAGCACGAGATCCTCTGTTCTGTGTCTAGCAGTTATGAAGTGCTGGAGTTCCTTGGGCGTGGCACTTTCGGACAAGTGGCCAAGTGTTGGAAAAGGGGTACCAACGAAATTGTAGCGATCAAGATTCTTAAGAACCATCCGTCATATGCACGCCAAGGACAGATAGAG GTGAGCATCCTGAACAGGCTGAGTGCTGAGAACGCAGACGAATACAACTTTGTGCGCTCTTACGAGTGCTTCCAGCACAAAGGTCACACTTGCTTGGTGTTTGAGATGCTGGAGCAGAACCTCTACGACTTCCTTAAGCACAGCAAGTTCAGCCCACTGCCCCTGCGTCACATCCGGCCCATCCTGCAGCAAGTGGCCACGGCGCTCATGAAGCTCAAGAGTCTGGGCCTGATCCACGCCGACCTTAAGCCCGAGAACATCATGCTGGTGGACCCTGTCAGGCAGCCGTACAGGGTGAAGGTGATCGACTTCGGTTCGGCCAGCCACGTCTCCAAAGCTGTGTGCTCGACCTACCTGCAGTCCCGTTATTAcag AGCACCTGAGATCATCCTTGGCCTGCCCTTCTGTGAAGCCATTGACATGTGGTCACTGGGCTGCGTGATTGCTGAGCTTTTCCTCGGATGGCCGCTGTATCCTGGAGCGTCTGAGTATGACCAG ATCCGCTACATTTCCCAGACTCAGGGTTTGCCAGCAGAGTATCTTCTGAGCGCCGGCACAAAGACCAACCGCTTTTTCCACAGAGGCCCTGACTCTAGCTACCCTCTGTGGAGGCTGAAG aCCCCAACAGAACATGAGGCAGAAATGGGCATCAAGTCCAAAGAAGCACGAAAGTACATCTTTAATTGCCTGGATGACATGAtgcag GTCAATTTGTCTTCTCACCTGGAGGGCACGGACATGCTGGCGGAGAAAGCCGACCGACGGGAGTTCATCGACCTGTTGAAACGGATGCTGCGGCTCGACGCCGATAAAAGAATCACTCCCAGCAAGACCCTGGCACATCCTTTTGTCACCATGAGCCATCTGCTGGACTTTCCTCACAGCTCTCA CGTGAAGTCGTGCTTTCAGAACATGGAGCTCTGTAAGAGGAGGAGCGGCGGTTACGACAATGGGAAAGCTCTTTTCGCTGCTAATACCGTTCCTGGTGCTGCAGGCAATCTGACTGTGACCTTCAGCAGTCAGCTCAACCAGAACAACCAG GTTCCCTCAGCCGGAGGAGCGGTGCCTCTCCTCAATTACCAGCCAACTCTTTATCAACAGGCCACCATAAACATCCCAGGTCTGACCCAGTCCAGCATCCCCCTTCAGAGCCGCCCACCTCAGCTGTGTGGCCAAAGCGAGCCGTTCCAGCAGACCCTCATCGTCTGCCCACCCACTACCATACAGG GTCTTTCATCTTCCAGTAAGACCTCCAGCTACCCAGTCAGGATGGAGAATGGTGTTCCTGTGGTCCAGCAAAGCCAGAACACACAGTCTCTCCAGATTCAGCCGGGCATGCTCACCCAg CAGGCCTGGCAGACAGGCACGCAGCAGATCCTCCTGCCCTCTGCCTGGCAGCAGGTTCCAGGCATGGCCCTTCACGGAGCAGGCACAGCATCAACCCTCACAGATTCCCCGCTGGAGACCATCCTCTCAGACAGCTCTGCCCAGCAGACGCCCACATGGAG GGCTTCTCATGGTACAGTCCTCCAACAGAACCCCCGCGTTCTGGACTCTGCTCAGTCCCTCGGCTGTGGATTATCCAGCGCCGTTCGGCCGTCGCAGAGCAAGAGGAACAGGGCTCGAGGTGGAGACAGCAGCACCAG CTGTCCTTCTTACCGCGCTGCCCTCTCCCAGCCAATTATCATTTCTGACACACCAAGCCCAGCTGTCAGTGTCATTACCATTCACAGCGACtcggatgaggaggatgagagGAAGTTTCACCCTGCCAG TAGCTGTGGTCCCAGTCAGAGAGCCAATGTTATCAGCTGTGTGACGGTGCTGGACTCTGACTCCTCCACCGCGAGTCCTCTGACCCCTTTGCCCCGGAAGGGCACGGTGGGAACTCAGCCCTCACGTCTGGCAAAGTCTTTAGCGATTGTTGTTCCGTCAGTGAAAATTCAGCCAGGGGAAAGCTTAGTATCCACCAAAGCAGCTCCAG GAGTCGCTCAGAATGCTTACATCAAACCGAAGAGGGTGGCCACACGTCAACCTTGCAGCTCAAGAGAGAGTGTTAATCAGCAGGAGCCCAGTAGATCCCAACCTCTCAACCTCAGCCAG ACCACAGTTTCATCATCTCAAGACTCCACTGGCGGCTCTTCACTTCGGCGCCAGCAGACATACCCGTCCTCTTCCTCTCAGTACCGCCTCCAGGAGGCCGTGTCCTTCACCGGTGCGCCTGGCTTATACCCGTACCCCGGGTCTGCCCCCCGCACCATGGAGCAGCTCCTCGTTCATGGCGCGTCCCCTTCCGTCCACGCTCCAGCCGGCCCCTACGCAACCGGTCTTATCCCCAAAGAGCCGGTGAGTGGCGTCGTCCACAGATTGCCCGCCCACTACCAGCAACATTTCCCTGACCACCCGTATATGGGCCCAAACACCAGCACCACTAGAGGAAGCGGAACTTATAGTGGCTATCAGCTCAGTCCCGGTAGAGTTCCTCAGTATCCGTACATCTGA